The Rhinolophus sinicus isolate RSC01 linkage group LG09, ASM3656204v1, whole genome shotgun sequence genome includes a window with the following:
- the CETN1 gene encoding centrin-1: MASSFKKPNVASASQKRKVDPKPELTEDQKQEVREAFDLFDADGSGTIDVKELKVAMRALGFEPRKEEMKKMISEVDKEGTGKISFNDFLAVMTQKMAEKDTKEEILKAFRLFDDDETGKISFKNLKRVANELGENLTDEELQEMIDEADRDGDGEVNQEEFLRIMKKTNLY, encoded by the coding sequence ATGGCTTCCAGCTTTAAGAAGCCAAACGTGGCCTCTGCCAGCCAGAAAAGAAAGGTGGACCCTAAGCCTGAACTCACTGAAGATCAGAAGCAAGAAGTTCGTGAAGCATTTGATCTCTTCGATGCCGATGGCAGTGGGACCATCGACGTGAAGGAGCTGAAGGTGGCCATGAGAGCGCTGGGCTTTGAACCCAGGAAGGAAGAGATGAAGAAGATGATCTCTGAGGTGGACAAAGAAGGTACCGGGAAAATCAGCTTCAATGACTTCTTGGCAGTGATGACTCAGAAGATGGCCGAGAAAGACACCAAAGAAGAAATTCTGAAGGCTTTCAGGCTCTTTGACGATGATGAAACTGGGAAGATCTCTTTCAAAAACCTAAAGCGTGTGGCCAATGAGTTGGGGGAAAACCTCACGGATGAGGAGCTGCAGGAAATGATTGACGAGGCCGATCGGGATGGAGATGGCGAAGTGAACCAGGAAGAATTTCTTCGCATCATGAAAAAGACCAACCTCTATTAA